From the Sylvia atricapilla isolate bSylAtr1 chromosome 12, bSylAtr1.pri, whole genome shotgun sequence genome, the window CAGCTGACTCGAATTAGCCTTTGGTGACACAGCACCATCCCTTGCCAAGAAAATTCCGTGTCGTGCACCAGAGATTGACTCTCCTTATCTTGCAGTGCATCCGCTGTGGCAGAGCCCGCTGACAATTCCCGGAGGCACCCGCCAGTCTCCCATCAACATCCAGTGGAGGGACAGCGTTTATGATCCCTTCCTGAAGCCTCTGAAAATCAGCTACGACCCCAGCACCTGTCTTCACATCTGGAACAATGGCTACTCCTTCCTGGTGGAGTTTGATGATTCTGCTGATAGATcaagtaagcaaaaaaaaaaacaactcgGGGAAAAGAAGAGATAGATCTGTTTCATGTCTCGTTTATGCTGAGAGAGGAGAAGTATTTGTGGGGTGTAAGATCTGATGTTGAAAGCTAATGTATGGTAAAAAAATACTGGGTTTACAGAGGTGGGAATTATGATGAAGAAATTCTGCGCAGACTTCACATTGACAGTGTTTTTATTACCGTGGGCATTGTGCACAAATCCCCTGCTGTGTGTTGAAACTCCTTTCACAAGCCTCAGTGCCCTGTCTTTGTAGGTTTTGTAATAAACTTTGCCCACGTGAGTCAATCTTCAGTCATTTGTATGTGTACCTACTCAATTTGAAACCTGCTCTTTATTGAAGTAATCTGCCACTTATCTTTTGTGGTGTTAATAGAGATATTTAATGCACTTGAAATAATCAGCAGCCAAATGAGTTGCAATTGGAGAGCACACACGCTTATCTCTGTGGGGTTTTAGGAAATGAAATTAcactgagctctgccctcaggaggaggtgtgtgtgtccctgtcgTTTTAGGGGAAGCAGGAGTGCATGGAAAAATCCAACCATGCACTCCAGCAATTTCACGTGAATAAACCTCTGACCTGAGCAGCTCAACCTTTTTAAACGCTcaacagagtaaaaaaaaaaaaaaaaaaactgactTAAAATTGAGATATtcctcccaaatcccagattttcTGTCCACTGTTCCTTCTAAAAGCTGCCTTTACCAAGGGTTATTGCAGAATATGAAGATATTTCATCAGGGTGGTAGCAATTGGTCAGGGCTGTTGTGAAGCACACGATTGCCCAGTTTGTCCTGCAGGGAAAAACTGAAGGACCCTGAGCAAGTTCGAACCTGTTGGACTGGAGTCATTTATGTTTTAAGTGGCTGCTCACCATGACAGcccctgcagcttcctgaggGATTTAGCAATGCCCTCGGGGAGGGAGCCTCCAGCACACAAACAAACGCTTTGCCTTCACAACACCGAGATTTCTGGCTGATGTTTGGGAAGAGGCTGATAAAACAGCGCAGCAAAAACAAGTGGTGGTGGAATGCAGGGAGCTTGTGGGTGTTTGGGGCTCgtttggtttttcttgtttctagCTGTTCAGTTGGAATAATCCATTTCCAAGAGGGAATAATCCACTTCCAAGAGGGAATATCCTTTCCTTTGCTCATATAAGCACTGATATCCTGAAGAAGCTGAGCCCTGCCCTTCTCTGTTTCTCCAACACGAAATGTTGTTTTTTCAGTGAGGTTGGGTTAGGAGACAGATATTCACTTGTTACCTCATCAGTGATTTTACTAACTTTAGATTGGCTTTGCTTTTCACTGAACAGCCTTTTGTTTTATAAGCCACACCCCACTCTCTGGTGAGGATAAGATCCTGGAAAGTGTTTTGTGGATAAcaaagttggattttttttcttcaagaattgATGTGACAAAGGGGAATTACCTGTAAGGGATTCAGAAATATGCAATATTTAATCGCACAGGAGCAGTTTTTGTGGCATAAAGGCAAGGCTGGAATCATCAGGCCTTTGACCTGGTGCCCACCTCTGGAAGATCTTACCTGCTTTGTCTGTAAGACTTTCCTTGAGGTAAATCTTTCCCTGTGAgcatttgctgccttttcatcatcctcatcttcctcaAATGAATTCAGGTCCATGAAGGGTAGGATGGCATCAAACAATTAGTGACAGGGCTCCAAAAtgacagagaagcagcagataGTGAGGTGCTGCTGTGTAACCCCCAGTTTTCAGGTGCCTGCCTCTCTCCTCCACCTTTCTCTCTTTACCCttgctgtttctggtttttctcACTGCCAGCTTCTGCCTAACAATCATAGAAATCCAGAGAAGAAAGCTTGGGAGCAAACAAAAGCACCACAGTTGAAAGAGAAGATGAGAAAGACACCCAGGATAGACAAAAATGCCTGAAATCCTGAGATGGGGTTTGCAAGACTTGGGCTAAAGCTGAAGgtagagcaggaggaagaagagggtgAGGGGAAGGTATGTACAGCTTGTGGTCTTGTCTGTGTGTGGTGCCATCAGAAACGAGGCTGAAacagagccagggctgcaaGAAACACCTGATGTGGTTCTTGTTAGAGCCccttaaacttctgttttgtttggaaatTGTCAGGAGGGTAATTTGAGAAGAAATGCTTCTGTAAAGGGACTGGAGCTCCCCTTTGTTTCCTGTCACTTTCTGGTGGCCACTACAGGAACTTGGGGTCCCTCTGTATGTGTGTCTGTGCCTAAAGTTACTGCTGAGGCAAATGCTCGAGTGGGTGAGGTTATTAACACAAATCTGTAGTCACTTGTGGGTTTGCATCATCACATACTCAGGACTGGACTGTGAGTATGTGAAGCACAGAAACTTCACTTCTGAGAGGCTttatcccagggtgctccaaacccctTCCAAACTTGCCttggacactccagggatgaggcattttgtttttccagtgatGGTCAGTATTCCATTGAtgcccagagctcagcagctcagcaggggatgaaattaattcagtgtCACTTTGCACAGCTCGTTTGAATTTATTCCTTTATAGCAGACAGGCCTGTGTGGTTAGGATTTCAAACCTGCTGGCtggctttcaggaaaaaaaataataccagAAAATCTCTTAATGCCTCTCATTGTTTTCTCCTTAGCATGGAAGTGATTAACTTATTTCCAAAAGCAGTGTTGGGATTAGGTGCTTTATACCAAGGCTTGCTGTAAAACTTCCCCATGTCCTACAGTTCAATAAAAAATCAGCAGATGCTGCTGGTTTAGTGCAGGGTGAACActtggaaaagctgttttccaaCCTAAAGGATTCCCTGATTCCATAAGTGTTATTAGCCCTTGGGAAGTAATTAGGTTTTCTCATTTACCAGATGCTCTGATATCATAATTAGCAAGATGACTTTGCAGAATGGTTTTGGTCCAGGGAGTGAGTGGAAGCAGAAAGCTGGGCATGGACTTCTTCATCCATGTGTCTGCAGAAGGATGGGAGACTGCCTGAAACCAGAACAGGCTGAAGTTCTGCCTTCACTCACTGATGGAAAGGGCATTGAATCTTTCAGAAACTTGCCCAGTGGCAGACTGGATCTTTAAATCCTTCATGATCAGTTTGTAGGCACAGCAAAACTTATTTCTGGCTGACCTTTGCTTGTGCAGTCTGGAAGCTGTGCTGAAGCAGAATaagatgtttgggtttttgtagCTTGCAGGAGACTTGAATGTTTGACTCAATGCACTGATTTGTCTGgcaatatttgctttttgaGGCCTTGTCGTGAGAAATGTCCATATTTTTCACATCTCCTTGTGGGGATATCACTGAATACATTTAATAgatgtgtcactgctgtgtcacCTGGTCACCAGTCCTGACACTCCTGCTCTGACAGAGAGAATGTGAAACTCATCACTGTCACTGTGCCAAACTTGGTGTCACCTGGGAAAACATTCCCTTGAGGGGAGATGGATGAGGAGATTTCAGCTCATCTCCAGTTTGTTGCAGGGAAAACCAGGAATGTGTTTGCTTGAATAATTCGCTCATGGCAAAGTGTAGATAGGGCAACTCCTTGAGTTGCTCCACCTGATACTTTTTCctgggcaatttttttttttttttctgaggatttACTTGTCTGGCCAGTTCTAAATCATATTTATTAACATGTGtgtcttgttttgttctctAGCCATCGTTGGAGGCCCCTTGGAAAACCAGTACAGGCTAAAGCAGTTCCACTTCCATTGGGGAGCTATCAACGACTGGGGCTCAGAGCACACAGTTGACAGTAAATTTTACCCAGCAGAGGTATGAGATGAAATCCTGAACATTGCAAATACTTGTCTCAGGTGTGTCTGTGAAAACTCCCAAACTGAGGAATTGCAGTTTGTTTGGAAGGGCTGCAGCTCATCTGCTGTTTTATTCTATAAAAATTTATCTTCACTGTGTTTTCTGGAGAGGAACAGTCTGAAAACTGGACGTTGGGCCCATTACTGAAAGTTAAACATCACTTTGTTTATTGTTACTAAATCTTTCAGAGAAACAAATCTTATACTAagtattcttaaaaaaaccctcacttccttttctgttttcaactCTTGAACAGTTACAAAAATAGCAAAACTTGGATGCTTAAGTAACTACTAAGGAAGAAAAGGTCAGTAAAGAGGATGAAGtcagtgaaaatgtgaaattgtGACAGCTTTGACCACAGCTCTTTGCCAAAGGAGAAGAATTTGTCGAGTGCTGATGGGTTATTTTTAAGGAGAGTTTCTCTCCTGTTGGTGTGTTCATGGTGGTGCTCCCAGCTTGGCAAGATCCTCATTAACAGGATGATTAAGTTTTTGGGCTTGGGTATTTATTTATCACACAAACCCCTCAATGTCCTGGCTGTTAGCAGTGCAGAGGCAGACTGTTATGTGCAGGAGGATGTTCCTCAGGAGGACAgggtgctctgctcctcctgggaagagaggaaaggggTGGAAAACTGAGCTTTGTGCCTTAGACCAGCACTCCCACAGACCAAATCCCTTTTAGAGATGGGAAATTCTGTGGGTTTTTACTATTGCTTaaagcaaaagataaaaaagggaaggggaggacCATAATTTACCAGGAGCACTCTGTCCCTTGTTTCTGTGGTGTCTGAGGTTTCTGCAGTGCCTCCCCCTGCCCAGGAGCAAACGCAGCCAGGATCAGAGATTAGGTGTGGTgtctgtgctctgggcagggcttcacttctccctcttccctctttcagCTGCATTTGGTGCACTGGAATGCTGTGGAGTACCCGAGTTTTGAGGAAGCTGTGATGGAAGGGAATGGCCTGGCTGTTATTGGAGTGTTCTTAAAGGTAATTCTGTTCTGTGGGACCGTCTCAAATGGTGTCTTTCTATTTGAATTCTGTTAAAGCCAATTTAGGGCAGTTAAGGGAAGGCTGAGAGGGGACCCCATCAATCCAGGTAGATGTTTCCAAGGGGTGTCAGAGGATGGTGGCAGTGATAGGATGAGGAGGAATGGCCAGAAACTAAAAAGAGTTTCACCTCAATATGAAGAATTTTATGTTGAGGGTGgaacagctgccctgggaggatGTGGAATCTCCCtgtctggagacattccaaacccacctggatgtgGTGGGTTCCTCCAGAttcccctgcctggggctggatgatttccagagctcccttccaaccctaaatattctgtgattgtcgttataaaaaaaaaaaaatactgaggcTGATGAGTAGAACTGCTTGATTATTGATCAGCTTATTGATTCTCCAACCCCTCtttgtccctgcagctgggagcgCGGCACGAAGGGCTGCAGACCCTGGTGGATGCCCTGCCAGCAGTC encodes:
- the LOC136366444 gene encoding carbonic anhydrase 5B, mitochondrial-like isoform X2 → MLPLLRRAWVAAVLSSSSSSSSSQRGSRRCSLGACCSYRLRDALHPLWQSPLTIPGGTRQSPINIQWRDSVYDPFLKPLKISYDPSTCLHIWNNGYSFLVEFDDSADRSTIVGGPLENQYRLKQFHFHWGAINDWGSEHTVDSKFYPAELHLVHWNAVEYPSFEEAVMEGNGLAVIGVFLKLGARHEGLQTLVDALPAVRHKDTVIEFDDFDPSCLIPSCPDYWTYAGSLTTPPLTESVTWIIKKKPIEVDEDQLEAFRTLLFTSDGEEERRMVDNFRPLQPLMNRTVRSSFRPQLSP
- the LOC136366444 gene encoding carbonic anhydrase 5B, mitochondrial-like isoform X1, whose amino-acid sequence is MNGLKVTALGRLSKQLKTLRAVPAQPCSLAACSRKNTRKAALHPLWQSPLTIPGGTRQSPINIQWRDSVYDPFLKPLKISYDPSTCLHIWNNGYSFLVEFDDSADRSTIVGGPLENQYRLKQFHFHWGAINDWGSEHTVDSKFYPAELHLVHWNAVEYPSFEEAVMEGNGLAVIGVFLKLGARHEGLQTLVDALPAVRHKDTVIEFDDFDPSCLIPSCPDYWTYAGSLTTPPLTESVTWIIKKKPIEVDEDQLEAFRTLLFTSDGEEERRMVDNFRPLQPLMNRTVRSSFRPQLSP